In Allomuricauda ruestringensis DSM 13258, the following proteins share a genomic window:
- the ruvA gene encoding Holliday junction branch migration protein RuvA, producing the protein MITHLRGKLVEKNPTYAIVECNGVGYFLNISLHTFSLLQDEENIFIYTDLLVKEDSHTLFGFAERAEREVFRLLISVSGVGASTARTMLSSLSPSDVRDAIANGDVPTIQSVKGIGAKTAQRVILDLKDKILKVYDIGEVSQQSNNTNKEEALSALEVLGFTRKQSEKVVDKVVSQDTSLSVENIIKLALKNL; encoded by the coding sequence ATGATTACCCATTTAAGAGGAAAACTAGTAGAGAAGAATCCAACCTATGCCATTGTGGAGTGTAATGGAGTAGGGTATTTTTTAAATATTTCGTTGCACACTTTTTCCCTGCTTCAGGATGAGGAAAACATATTTATTTATACCGATTTATTGGTTAAGGAAGATTCTCATACCTTGTTCGGTTTTGCCGAACGGGCGGAGCGTGAAGTGTTCCGTTTATTGATATCGGTTTCAGGAGTTGGTGCCAGCACGGCGCGCACCATGTTATCCTCTTTGTCCCCATCCGATGTAAGGGATGCCATAGCCAATGGAGATGTGCCCACCATCCAGTCCGTAAAAGGGATTGGAGCCAAAACGGCACAACGTGTAATCTTGGATTTGAAGGATAAGATTTTAAAAGTCTACGACATAGGCGAAGTTTCACAACAATCAAACAATACAAATAAAGAAGAAGCGTTATCTGCATTAGAGGTTCTTGGTTTTACCAGAAAGCAATCCGAAAAGGTGGTGGACAAGGTAGTTTCCCAAGACACTTCGCTAAGCGTAGAGAACATTATTAAACTGGCGCTCAAAAATTTGTAA
- the queG gene encoding tRNA epoxyqueuosine(34) reductase QueG, with translation MGSKQKHTNLIKTEAKRLGFLSCGVSKAEFLEEEAPRLEKWLNQNMHGEMQYMENYFDKRLDPTKLVEGSKSVISLLLNYFPSKEQNPDSYKISKYAYGMDYHFVIKDKLKSLLHFIQEEIGDVHGRAFVDSAPVLDKAWAAKSGLGWIGKHSNLLTQQVGSFYFIAELIVDLDLEYDTPVTDHCGTCTACIDACPTDAIVQPYMVDGSKCISYLTIELKNEIPSEFDGKLDDWMFGCDVCQDVCPWNRFSKPHSEPLFNPTPELLSYTKKDWEEITEDVFKKIFKKSAVKRTKLSGLKRNVDFIKK, from the coding sequence ATGGGTTCTAAGCAAAAGCATACTAATCTAATAAAAACCGAAGCCAAGCGCCTCGGTTTTTTGTCGTGCGGTGTTTCAAAAGCCGAATTTTTGGAAGAAGAAGCGCCCCGTTTGGAGAAATGGCTCAACCAGAACATGCATGGCGAAATGCAGTACATGGAAAACTATTTTGACAAACGGCTGGACCCAACAAAATTGGTGGAGGGTTCCAAATCGGTCATTTCTTTATTGTTGAATTATTTTCCCTCCAAAGAACAAAACCCGGATTCCTACAAAATCTCCAAATATGCCTATGGCATGGATTATCACTTTGTGATAAAGGACAAACTCAAAAGCCTGCTCCACTTTATTCAAGAAGAAATTGGAGACGTGCATGGGCGGGCCTTTGTGGATTCTGCACCTGTTCTGGACAAAGCTTGGGCAGCCAAAAGTGGTCTGGGTTGGATTGGCAAGCACAGTAACCTGCTTACCCAACAAGTCGGCTCTTTTTATTTTATAGCCGAACTGATTGTAGATTTGGATCTGGAATATGATACCCCCGTAACCGACCATTGCGGAACCTGCACTGCTTGTATAGATGCTTGCCCAACCGATGCCATTGTGCAACCCTATATGGTGGATGGAAGCAAATGCATATCATACCTCACAATTGAATTAAAGAACGAAATCCCCTCCGAATTTGATGGTAAATTGGATGATTGGATGTTTGGTTGCGATGTTTGCCAAGATGTGTGCCCATGGAACCGCTTTTCAAAACCGCATAGCGAACCGCTGTTTAATCCAACCCCAGAATTATTGTCCTACACCAAAAAGGACTGGGAAGAGATTACAGAGGATGTCTTTAAAAAAATCTTCAAAAAATCAGCGGTAAAAAGAACAAAACTGTCCGGCCTTAAACGTAATGTTGACTTTATTAAAAAATAA
- a CDS encoding DsrE family protein: MKNILLFLVIMVSGLTLAQNEPIKVVFDVTSSNPEVHRTAAKHLRLMAEAYPESEFELVVYSGAFKMVDKKSSVAGETLSTVVNRDNVSIVICEQTMKKHKMTMDDLIPGVGSVPDGIYELVIKQKQGWGYIKEAQ; encoded by the coding sequence ATGAAAAACATACTTTTATTTTTAGTGATAATGGTGTCAGGATTGACCTTGGCACAGAACGAACCCATCAAAGTAGTATTTGATGTAACCAGCAGTAATCCCGAAGTACATAGAACAGCGGCCAAGCATTTGAGATTGATGGCTGAAGCTTATCCGGAATCGGAGTTTGAATTGGTGGTTTACAGCGGAGCCTTTAAAATGGTGGATAAAAAATCATCTGTGGCCGGTGAAACCTTGTCAACTGTAGTCAATAGGGATAATGTGTCCATAGTGATTTGTGAACAGACCATGAAAAAGCATAAAATGACCATGGACGACCTTATTCCCGGAGTAGGTTCCGTGCCCGACGGCATTTATGAGTTGGTCATAAAGCAAAAACAAGGCTGGGGCTATATTAAAGAAGCGCAGTAA
- a CDS encoding NADP-dependent malic enzyme → MSKEKQRREALLYHAKPQPGKIKIVPTKPYSTQRDLALAYSPGVAEPCLEIEKNKDDVYKYTAKGNIVAIISNGTAVLGLGDIGPEASKPVMEGKSLLFKIFADIDGIDIELDTKDVDRFIETVKTIAPTFGGINLEDIKAPEAFEIERRLKEELDIPVMHDDQHGTAIISAAALLNALEIADKKIEEVKIVVSGAGAAAVSCTKLYKAFGALAENIVMLDSKGVIRSDRETLSEEKKEFATDRKIDTLEEAMKDSDVFIGLSIADIVSPEMLNSMAENPIVFAMANPNPEIEYDLAMKTRDDIIMATGRSDHPNQVNNVLGFPFIFRGALDVRATKINEEMKMAAVRALADLTREPVPEQVNIAYDATRLTFGRNYIIPKPFDPRLITKIPPAVAKAAMDSGVAKFPIQDWAKYEEELYQRSGNDNKVVRLLHNRAKVNPKRIIFAEAELLDVMKAAQIVHDEGIGTPILLGNKETIENLKKELEFDAEVPIIDPRSDEFSDMRTKYALKLWELRKRKGETKYSARVNMGKRNYFGAMMLKEGDADGMISGYSRSYPKVLRPVFEVLGRAKNVKNASTVNIMITDRGPLFLADTSINIDPNAEELAEIAQMTANVAKTFGFNPVMALLSYANFGSSSHPNAQKVREAVRILHERNPDLVVDGEIQTDFALDPELSNNNFPFSKISGKKVNTLVFPNLESANITYKLLKGLNNADSIGPVMVGLTRAAHILQLGASVDEMVNMAAVAVIDAQEREKRKIAKMQGE, encoded by the coding sequence ATGAGCAAGGAAAAACAAAGAAGGGAAGCGTTACTCTACCACGCAAAACCACAACCGGGAAAAATAAAAATTGTACCAACAAAACCCTATTCCACACAACGGGATTTGGCATTGGCCTATTCTCCAGGGGTGGCCGAACCTTGTCTGGAAATTGAAAAGAACAAGGACGATGTGTACAAGTACACTGCAAAAGGGAATATTGTTGCCATAATCTCCAACGGAACCGCAGTTTTGGGCTTGGGGGATATTGGACCGGAAGCCTCTAAACCCGTTATGGAAGGGAAGAGTTTGCTTTTCAAGATTTTTGCCGATATCGATGGGATTGATATTGAACTTGATACCAAGGATGTGGATAGGTTCATCGAAACCGTTAAGACGATTGCACCAACATTTGGGGGCATCAATTTGGAAGACATCAAGGCCCCCGAAGCATTTGAGATTGAACGTAGATTGAAGGAGGAACTTGATATTCCTGTAATGCACGACGATCAGCACGGAACAGCTATCATTTCCGCCGCCGCTTTGTTGAATGCCTTGGAGATTGCCGATAAAAAAATCGAAGAAGTTAAAATTGTAGTGAGCGGTGCGGGAGCAGCAGCGGTTTCCTGCACAAAACTCTACAAGGCGTTTGGTGCCTTGGCAGAGAATATTGTAATGCTGGATAGTAAGGGAGTGATCCGAAGTGATAGGGAAACCCTGAGCGAAGAGAAAAAAGAATTTGCCACCGATCGGAAGATTGACACTTTGGAAGAGGCCATGAAAGATTCCGATGTGTTCATTGGACTTTCCATTGCCGATATTGTTTCTCCAGAAATGCTGAATTCCATGGCCGAAAACCCCATTGTTTTTGCCATGGCAAACCCTAACCCCGAGATTGAGTACGATTTGGCCATGAAGACCAGGGACGACATTATTATGGCCACAGGCCGTTCCGACCATCCTAACCAGGTGAACAATGTGTTGGGCTTTCCTTTTATTTTTAGAGGGGCTTTGGATGTGCGGGCAACCAAAATCAACGAGGAAATGAAGATGGCCGCAGTAAGGGCCTTGGCCGATTTGACTCGGGAACCAGTACCGGAACAGGTAAATATCGCTTACGATGCCACTAGGTTGACCTTTGGACGTAATTATATCATTCCTAAACCTTTTGATCCCCGTTTGATCACCAAAATTCCGCCTGCTGTGGCCAAAGCGGCCATGGACAGTGGTGTGGCGAAATTCCCTATACAAGATTGGGCAAAGTATGAGGAGGAACTCTACCAAAGATCGGGTAATGACAACAAAGTTGTTCGGTTGCTTCACAATAGGGCCAAAGTCAACCCCAAACGTATAATTTTTGCGGAAGCCGAACTATTGGATGTAATGAAGGCGGCCCAAATTGTGCATGATGAGGGTATTGGCACCCCAATTCTTTTAGGAAATAAGGAAACCATAGAAAATTTAAAGAAGGAACTCGAATTTGATGCCGAAGTACCCATTATAGACCCGCGTTCCGATGAGTTCAGTGATATGAGGACCAAATATGCCCTGAAACTTTGGGAACTGAGAAAAAGAAAAGGAGAGACCAAATATAGTGCTCGGGTAAACATGGGCAAGCGCAATTATTTTGGCGCCATGATGCTCAAGGAAGGGGATGCCGATGGTATGATTTCCGGATACTCAAGATCGTACCCCAAAGTACTTCGACCCGTTTTTGAAGTTTTGGGAAGGGCCAAAAATGTGAAAAATGCGAGTACCGTCAATATTATGATAACGGACAGGGGGCCGCTCTTTTTGGCCGATACCTCTATCAATATTGATCCCAATGCCGAAGAGTTGGCGGAAATTGCCCAGATGACGGCCAATGTGGCCAAAACCTTTGGTTTTAATCCAGTAATGGCATTGCTCTCTTACGCCAACTTTGGCTCATCAAGCCACCCTAATGCGCAAAAGGTAAGGGAAGCTGTGAGAATTCTACATGAAAGAAACCCCGATTTAGTCGTGGATGGTGAAATTCAGACAGATTTTGCATTGGACCCGGAGTTGAGCAACAACAACTTTCCATTCTCCAAAATATCGGGCAAAAAAGTCAATACCTTGGTTTTTCCTAATTTGGAATCGGCCAATATCACCTATAAACTCTTGAAAGGTCTTAATAATGCAGATTCCATTGGGCCGGTAATGGTAGGGTTGACCCGTGCCGCCCATATTTTGCAGTTGGGTGCCAGTGTGGACGAAATGGTGAATATGGCTGCCGTAGCTGTTATAGATGCCCAAGAACGGGAGAAAAGAAAAATAGCGAAAATGCAAGGGGAATAG
- a CDS encoding GIY-YIG nuclease family protein, translating into MDINRGKTTSVFLCQAERSRSHEQIKPYIWFPMYTYYVYILKCCDGSYYTGITNNIAIRLAQHQHGIDKYCYTYKSRPLTLKFQQEFNDVLQAIYFEKKIKGWTRAKKVALINGDYDMLKILSECRNATHFKYQSLNK; encoded by the coding sequence GTGGATATAAACCGAGGGAAGACCACCTCGGTTTTTCTTTGTCAGGCTGAGCGCAGTCGAAGCCATGAGCAGATAAAGCCCTATATTTGGTTTCCCATGTACACCTACTACGTTTATATACTAAAATGTTGTGATGGCTCATATTATACTGGAATCACAAACAATATTGCCATTCGACTTGCCCAACATCAGCATGGAATTGATAAGTATTGCTATACCTATAAAAGTAGACCGCTGACATTAAAGTTTCAACAAGAGTTCAATGATGTTTTACAGGCTATTTATTTTGAGAAAAAAATCAAGGGGTGGACTAGGGCAAAAAAGGTAGCTTTGATAAATGGGGATTACGATATGTTGAAGATTTTATCGGAATGCAGAAATGCAACGCACTTTAAATATCAATCGTTGAACAAATAA